The Methylopila sp. M107 genome contains the following window.
GCGTTCGAACCGGCGCTGCGCGAACGCGTGGCGCTGCTGGAGGGCCTGCCGGCCGAGGAGACGGTCGCGCAGGTGCTGGCGGAACGCATCACGCTGACGCCGGGGGCCAAGACCCTGGTCGCGACAATGCGGGCGAACGGCGCCTATGCGGCGCTGGTGTCGGGCGGCTTCACGGCGTTCACCGGACCGATCTCGGCCCGGCTCGGCTTCGACGAGCATCGCTCCAATGTGCTCGACGTCGTCGAGGGGCGCCTGACCGGCCGCGTGCATGAGCCGATTCTCGGGCGCGAGGCCAAGCTCGCCTCGCTCGAAGACCTGATTTCGTCGAAGAAGCTCGCCCGCTCCGAGACGCTCGGCGTCGGCGACGGCGCGAACGATCTCGCGATGCTGGAAGCTTCGGGGCTTGGCGTCGCGTTCCACGCGAAACCCGCCGTGGCGGAGGCCGCGCATGTCCGGATCGACCACGGCGACCTCACCGCCCTGCTCTACCTGCAAGGCTATTCGAACGCGGAGTTCGTGACAGTCTGACGTCGATCGGCGACGAGGTCGGCAAAATCTGCCGGCCTTTTAACGCGTCATTAACCACGGCGGTCCGAGGTTGGGGTCAACGCTTCGTTAACCCCGCTTCCCGAGTCGCCGCCCTTGTCGCCAGCAGCTCTCCAGATCGTCCCGAAACACGACGCCCAGCAGTCCGGGGACGAGCCCGGCAAGCGCAAGCCGGTCCGCTTCAAGGGCCGGTCCTTCATGGCGCTGGTGCTGACGCCCGAGCCGCCGACCTCCGACTGGCTGGACGAGCTCGATGCGCTGGCGGCGCGGTCGCCCGGCTTCTTCGGCGACCGGCCGGTGGTGCTCGACGTCTCGCTCATCAAGCTGTCGCCGCGGACGCTCGCGGCGCTGCTCGGCGACCTGTCGCAGCGCGGCGTCCGCCTGATTGGCGTCGAGGGCTGCGACCCGAAGTTTCTCGACGGCCCGAACGCCCGCCTCGCCATGCCGGTCGGCGGCCGCGCGGCCGGTGAGATCACCGCGCCCGAAGCCTCGGTCGGAAAGTCTGGCGGATCGCTGATCGTCAACCAGCCGATCCGCTCCGGCCAGAGCGTCTCCTTCCAGGGCGACGTGACGATCTGCGGCTCGGTCGCGTCGGGCGCCGAGGTGGTGGCCTCGGGCTCGATCCACGTCTACGGCGCGCTGCGCGGCAGGGCGATCGCGGGCTCCGCCGGCGACGGCAAGGCGCGCATCTTCTGCCGCAAGCTCGACGCCGAGCTGCTCGCGATCGACGGCGTCTACATGACCACCGACGATCTGGACAAGGCGCTGCGCGGCAAGGCCGTGACGGCGTTTCTCGACGGCGAGGCTCTCCGCGTCGCCGCGCTCGACTGATTTCTCGTGACGAATTGAATTCCTGAAGGGGAGACTAAGACAATGGCTGAGGTGCTGGTCGTCACGTCGGGCAAGGGAGGCGTCGGCAAGACCACGTCGACCGCCGCCCTCGGCGCGGCTCTGGCCCAGACCGGGCAGAGCGTGTGCGTGGTCGACTTCGACGTCGGCCTGCGCAACCTCGACCTCGTCATGGGCGCGGAGCGCCGGGTCGTCTACGACCTGATCAACGTCGTCCAGGGCGACGCCAACCTCAACCAGGCGCTGATCCGCGACAAGCGCATCGACACGCTGTCGCTGCTGCCCGCGAGCCAGACCCGCGACAAGGACGCGCTCACCGCAGAAGGCGTCGAGCGGGTGATCGGCGAGCTCAGGAACCGCTTCGACTGGATCATCTGCGACAGCCCCGCCGGCATCGAGCGCGGCGCTTATTTCGCGATGCGCCACGCCGACCTCGCGGTGATCGTGACCAATCCGGAAGTCTCGTCGGTCCGCGACAGCGACCGCATCATCGGCCTGCTGGACAGCAAGACCGAGAAGGCCGAGCGCGGCGAGACCATGGAGAAGCTCCTGCTGCTCACGCGCTACTGCCCGATCCGGGCCGAACGCGGCGACATGCTGAAGGTCGACGACGTCCTGGAGATCCTCTCGATTTCCCTGCTTGGCATCATTCCGGAAAGCCCGGAAGTGCTGAAGGCCTCCAACCTCGGCTCGCCGGTCACGCTGTCGAATCCGATCTCGGCGCCGGCACGCGCCTATGCGGACGCCGCGCGCCGGCTCCGCGGCGAATCCATCCAGATGACGGTTCCGAGCGAGCGCAAGCGCCTGTTCGGCAACCTGTTCGGTCGGAGGGCCGCATGAGCGTTCTGAAGTTCTTCACCCGGCGCTCCAGCGCGCCCGCGGCGCGGGAGCGGCTTCAGCTTCTGCTGGCGCATGAGCGCGCCGTGTTCGGCCGCACCGATCTCGTCGCCATCCTGCAGGACGAGATCCTTGCGGTGATCGCCAAGCACGTCGCGATCGACCCTGAGAAGGTGCGTGTGAAGATGGACCGCCAGGACACCTTCGCGACGCTCGAAGTCGACATCGAGATCCGCTCGCCGGCTGCGGGCGCGCTCAAGATGGCCGGCTGACGGGATCAAATTCCGCATAAGGGGCCCGGACCGCGCAAGCGGGCCGGGCCCTTTGCGTTTCCGGCCCGCGCCGACATGCTGAGGCCTTGGCCAAGCGCGCCGAACCGATCTTCGGGTTCCCTCGTATGTCAATTGAGATTGGCGTCGTGGGGCCGAGATGCGATAGCTCGGGAAAAGGCGCGGAAGGTATTCCCGAGTGGACCAACTCGATCTGGCGAGCTGCGATCGCGAGCCGATCCATATTCCGGGCGCGATACAGCCGCATGGCGTGCTTCTGCTCGTTTCGCACGACGGCTCGACGATCCGCGCCGTGGCGGGCGACGTGGAGGGCCGGCTCGGGGCGAGCGACTGGCGGGGTCTTTCGCTCGCGGACCTCATAGGGCCGGCCGCGGCCGGCCGGCTCGCCGCAACCGAGTTTGACGGCGCCGTGGGCGCCTATCTCGGCGCTATCGAGACGGCGGGCGGCGAGCAGCTCGACGTCAGCGCCCATGACACGCCGGACGGCGTTCTGGTGGAGCTCGAGCCCGCCCATAACGTCGTGACATCGCCGGGCGTCACGTTCGGCGAATTCGAGGCGCTCTGCGCCGCGTTCGACGGCGCCGCGACGACCGAGGACCTCTGCCGGCTCGCCGCCGCGGAGTTCCGTCGCCGGACAGGCTACGACCGGGTGATGATCTACCGGTTCCTGAACGACGAGTCCGGCTCCGTCGTCGCTGAGGATCGCGCCGAGGGGATGCGCTCCTTCCTGAACCACCGCTTTCCGGCCGGCGACATTCCGAGGCAGGCGCGCGCGCTCTACCTGCGCAACCACGTCCGCGTCATTCCGGACATTTTCTACGAACCCGCCCCGCTTCGCTTCGCGGAGCCGCGCGACGCGCCGCTCAACCTGTCCGACGCGACGCTGCGCAGCGTCTCGCCGATCCACGTCCAGTATCTCAAGAACATGGGCGTCGCCGCCTCCGCCTCGATCTCGATAGTCAAGGACGGCGCGCTCTGGGGCCTCGTCGCCTGCCATCATTCGGAACCGGCGATGATTAGCTTCGGCGCCCGTGCGGCCTGCCGCGCGATCGCGGGCGCGTTTGGCCGCCAGCTCCGCACCCGCGACGACACCGAGGCCTTCCGCGAGCGGGTCCGGCTCCGAAGCTTCCAGGACGATCTGGTCTCGCTGCTGTCGCGCGAGGGCACCCTCCAGGACGCGATCTCCAACCATATCGACGAGATCCGCCGGGCGCTCGGCGGCGACGGCGTCGCCATCCTGCGCGGCGACGACCTGCTGTTCAGCGGCCGCTGCCCGCGCGAGGGCGAGGCGCGCGCGCTCGCGCAGTGGGCGCTGAAGCGCGGCTCCGAGCAGGTGTTCGCGACCGACCGGCTGGCTGAGCTCTATCCCACGGCTGCGAACTTCCAGGGCGTCGGCGCCGGGCTGCTCGCCTTGACGCTTTCGGTCAGCGACCCGTGGATCGTGATGTGGTTCCGCGCCGAGGAGATCGAGATCGTCGAGTGGGCGGGCAACCCCCACAAGGGAACGAGCGACGATCCGAACGAGATGCTCACCCCGCGCGGCTCCTTCGAGGCGTGGCGCGAAACCGTCCGGGGCCGGTCGAGGCGGTGGACGCCGGCCGAGGTCGAGGCGGCCGGCCGCTTGCGGTCCGCGGTCATCGAGGTCTGGCAGTCCCGCAGCCTGATCGAGCTCAACCGGCGGCTGGTCGCGACCATCGAGGAGAAGGACCTCGCGATCCAGCAGAAGGAATTCCTGATCGGCGAGGTCAATCACCGGGTCCAGAACAGCCTGCAGCTGGTCTCGAGCTTCCTTGCGCTTCAAGGGCGGTCGTCAAACCAGCCGGGCCTAGCGCCCGCGCTGGAGGAGGCGCGGCGCCGGCTGTCGGCGGTCGGCCTGGTCCACCGCCGCCTATACCGCTCGGACCAGGTCGAATCCGTCGACGTCGCCCGTTATGTCGAGGAGCTCGTCGAAGACGTCATCTCCTCGCTCGGCGAAGGCTGGTCCGACAAGGTGAGGCTCGATCTCGCCCCCATCCTGGCGCCGCCCGACCGCGCGATCAGCCTCGGCCTCGTCCTGACGGAGCTCATGATCAACGCCACCAAATACGCCTATGGCGGCGCAGCCGGCCCGCTGGTCGTCGTTCTCGCCGAGGAGCGCGACAATCTCCGCCTCACCGTCGCGGACAAAGGCGTCGGCGTCGTAACCCCCGGCAAGCGCGGTTTCGGCTCCCGCATGATGGCGGCGCTCGTGAGCCAGCTCGGCGGCGAGATGACGCGTGAGGACGGTCGGCCAGGATTGAAGGTCGTCCTGACGGCCCCGATCTCGCCCGTGCGACAGGATGTCGTTAGCAATCGTTCAGCATAGCTTTCTGGTACCCCAAAGGACGCCTAAAGCCTGACTACGACGTAGTGTTGCGTTGCAGTGAAACCATGAGCCCAATAGCTTTCCTTCAGTTGCGCTGAAGGCCTCCGCGCGCCGCGACCATGTTCGCAGGCGCTAATTTCGAGGGGCGTGCGGGAGGAAATTCCATGGCGATCATGAAGAAAAACAAGGTCATCACCGCCGACGAGGCCATCGCCCTCGTCAACGACGGCGACGTGGTGACCACCACCGGTTTCGTCCAGAGCTGCATCCCGGAGGCGCTGCACGCAGCGCTCGAGAAGCGCTTCGTCGACACGCAGAGCCCGAAGGGCCTGACCCTGATCATGACGGCGGGCGCGGGCGATTCGAAGGGGCTTGGGACCGGCCGGCTCCACCATGAGGGCCTGCTGACGCGCGTCATCGCGGCCAATTTCGGCCGCATGCCGAAGGTCGCGCAGGCCGCCAAGGACAACAAGATCCGGGGCTACAACCTGCCGCAGGGCGTCATCTCGCAGCTCTACCGCGCCTGCGCCGCAGGGCAGCCGGGCCTGTTCTCCAAGGTCGGTCTGCACACCTATGTCGACCCGCGCCACGGCGGGGCCAAGGTCAACGAGCTGACGTCGGAGGACATCGTCAAGGTCGTCGAGGTCGATGGCGAGGAGTGGCTGTTCTACACCGCGACCAAGATCGACGTCGCGCTGATCCGCGGGACCTCGGCCGACCCCTCCGGCAACATCACGATGGAGAAGGAGTCGCTGACGCTCGACTGCCTCGCCCAGGCGATGGCGGCGCGCAACAATGGCGGCGTGGTGATTGCGCAGGTGGAGCGCATCGTCGACGACGGCTTCCTGCTGCCGAAGGACGTGCGCGTGCCGGGCGTGCTGGTCGACTGCGTGGTCGTCGCCGACGCCGAGCATCACCGCATGAACTACGGCGTGCAGCACAATGCGGCGCTCGCCGGCCAGATCCGCGTGCCGGTCACCGGCATGGCCAAGATGAAGCTCGACGCGCGCAAGATCATCGCGCGGCGCGCGGCCTTCGAGCTGCCGCCGAACGGCGTCGTCAACCTCGGCGTCGGCGCGCCTGAAGGCATTGCGGCGATCGCGAACGAGGAGAAGGTCACCCCCTACATCACGCTGACCACCGAGGCCGGCATCGTGGGCGGCGTGCTGGCGTCCGGCTCGAGCTTCGGCGCGGCCGTCAACGCCGACTGCGTGATCGACCAGAACCAGATGTTCGACTTCTACGACGGCGGCGGGCTCGACATGACCTGCCTCGGCATGGCCGAGTGCGACGAGGCCGGCAACGTCAACACCTCGAAGTTCGGCGGCCGCCTCAACGGCTGCGGCGGCTTCATCAACATCAGCCAGAACGCCCGTTCCGTGGTGTTCGCCGGCACCTTCACGGTCGGCGGCCTCGACGTCGCGATCGAGGACGGCAAGGTGAAGATCGTCACCGAGGGCAAGTCGAAGAAGTTCATCAAACAAGTCGAGCAGAACACGTTCTCGGGACCGTTCGCGCAGGAGCGCAGCCAGCCGGTGATCTACGTCACTGAGCGCTGCGTGTTCCAGCTGACGAAGGAAGGCCTCGAACTGATCGAGGTCGCGCCGGGAATCGACATCGAGAAGGACATCCTGCCCCACATGGAGTTCGCCCCGATCGTCCGCTCCCCTCGCCTGATGGACGCGCGGATCTTCAAGGACGATCCGATGGAGCTGCTCGCCGACCTGCTCAACCTCAACCTCAAGGAGCGCGTCTCCTACGACCCGGCGCGCAACATCCTGTTCCTCAACCTCGAAGGCTTCTCGGTCCGCACCAAGGACGACATCCGAGACCTGCGCGAGGCGATCGTGAACGGCTGCGAGCAGGCGGGCAAGCGCGTCAACTCGGTGGTCAACCACGACGGCTTCAAGATCTCGGAAGCGCTCTACGACGACTACGCCGAGATGATCGAATATCTGATGGACAACTACTACGCGACGACGACGCGTTACGCGACCAACGGCTTCCTGCGCCTGAAGATGCAGGAGGCGCTGAAGAAGCGCGGCCTCGCCCCGCACGTCTTCGAGCGCAAGGAGGACGCGCACACCTTCGCCGAGCGCGCCGCCCAGTCCAACAAGGCGTTCGGCGAGGACCCGGACGACTCGGTCGCAAGCGCAGCCTGACGGCGTCGCGACCCTGAAGCTTCGGGCGCGGGCCCGAAGCTTCAGATCATCGGAAGATGGCGCGGACGGGGGCCGCGCGGAAAGGCCTCGTCCAGCCGCGCGACCTGGGCGTCGCTGAGCGCAAGATCGCCCGCCGCCGCGTTGTCGAGCGCATGCGCCGCGCTCGACGCCTTCGGGATCGCCACGACGCCG
Protein-coding sequences here:
- the serB gene encoding phosphoserine phosphatase SerB gives rise to the protein MSLAYAAVLISDPARPAVDVGVLALVSRALGLAQPKVLATGIAAEFAVTTADPDDMRAAIVEVVGEAQLDVALLPEDGRRKRLLIADMDSTMIEQECLDELAGALGLKERVSAITERAMRGEIAFEPALRERVALLEGLPAEETVAQVLAERITLTPGAKTLVATMRANGAYAALVSGGFTAFTGPISARLGFDEHRSNVLDVVEGRLTGRVHEPILGREAKLASLEDLISSKKLARSETLGVGDGANDLAMLEASGLGVAFHAKPAVAEAAHVRIDHGDLTALLYLQGYSNAEFVTV
- a CDS encoding malonate decarboxylase subunit alpha, encoding MKKNKVITADEAIALVNDGDVVTTTGFVQSCIPEALHAALEKRFVDTQSPKGLTLIMTAGAGDSKGLGTGRLHHEGLLTRVIAANFGRMPKVAQAAKDNKIRGYNLPQGVISQLYRACAAGQPGLFSKVGLHTYVDPRHGGAKVNELTSEDIVKVVEVDGEEWLFYTATKIDVALIRGTSADPSGNITMEKESLTLDCLAQAMAARNNGGVVIAQVERIVDDGFLLPKDVRVPGVLVDCVVVADAEHHRMNYGVQHNAALAGQIRVPVTGMAKMKLDARKIIARRAAFELPPNGVVNLGVGAPEGIAAIANEEKVTPYITLTTEAGIVGGVLASGSSFGAAVNADCVIDQNQMFDFYDGGGLDMTCLGMAECDEAGNVNTSKFGGRLNGCGGFINISQNARSVVFAGTFTVGGLDVAIEDGKVKIVTEGKSKKFIKQVEQNTFSGPFAQERSQPVIYVTERCVFQLTKEGLELIEVAPGIDIEKDILPHMEFAPIVRSPRLMDARIFKDDPMELLADLLNLNLKERVSYDPARNILFLNLEGFSVRTKDDIRDLREAIVNGCEQAGKRVNSVVNHDGFKISEALYDDYAEMIEYLMDNYYATTTRYATNGFLRLKMQEALKKRGLAPHVFERKEDAHTFAERAAQSNKAFGEDPDDSVASAA
- the minD gene encoding septum site-determining protein MinD: MAEVLVVTSGKGGVGKTTSTAALGAALAQTGQSVCVVDFDVGLRNLDLVMGAERRVVYDLINVVQGDANLNQALIRDKRIDTLSLLPASQTRDKDALTAEGVERVIGELRNRFDWIICDSPAGIERGAYFAMRHADLAVIVTNPEVSSVRDSDRIIGLLDSKTEKAERGETMEKLLLLTRYCPIRAERGDMLKVDDVLEILSISLLGIIPESPEVLKASNLGSPVTLSNPISAPARAYADAARRLRGESIQMTVPSERKRLFGNLFGRRAA
- the minC gene encoding septum site-determining protein MinC, producing the protein MVPKHDAQQSGDEPGKRKPVRFKGRSFMALVLTPEPPTSDWLDELDALAARSPGFFGDRPVVLDVSLIKLSPRTLAALLGDLSQRGVRLIGVEGCDPKFLDGPNARLAMPVGGRAAGEITAPEASVGKSGGSLIVNQPIRSGQSVSFQGDVTICGSVASGAEVVASGSIHVYGALRGRAIAGSAGDGKARIFCRKLDAELLAIDGVYMTTDDLDKALRGKAVTAFLDGEALRVAALD
- the minE gene encoding cell division topological specificity factor MinE, whose product is MSVLKFFTRRSSAPAARERLQLLLAHERAVFGRTDLVAILQDEILAVIAKHVAIDPEKVRVKMDRQDTFATLEVDIEIRSPAAGALKMAG
- a CDS encoding histidine kinase dimerization/phosphoacceptor domain -containing protein codes for the protein MDQLDLASCDREPIHIPGAIQPHGVLLLVSHDGSTIRAVAGDVEGRLGASDWRGLSLADLIGPAAAGRLAATEFDGAVGAYLGAIETAGGEQLDVSAHDTPDGVLVELEPAHNVVTSPGVTFGEFEALCAAFDGAATTEDLCRLAAAEFRRRTGYDRVMIYRFLNDESGSVVAEDRAEGMRSFLNHRFPAGDIPRQARALYLRNHVRVIPDIFYEPAPLRFAEPRDAPLNLSDATLRSVSPIHVQYLKNMGVAASASISIVKDGALWGLVACHHSEPAMISFGARAACRAIAGAFGRQLRTRDDTEAFRERVRLRSFQDDLVSLLSREGTLQDAISNHIDEIRRALGGDGVAILRGDDLLFSGRCPREGEARALAQWALKRGSEQVFATDRLAELYPTAANFQGVGAGLLALTLSVSDPWIVMWFRAEEIEIVEWAGNPHKGTSDDPNEMLTPRGSFEAWRETVRGRSRRWTPAEVEAAGRLRSAVIEVWQSRSLIELNRRLVATIEEKDLAIQQKEFLIGEVNHRVQNSLQLVSSFLALQGRSSNQPGLAPALEEARRRLSAVGLVHRRLYRSDQVESVDVARYVEELVEDVISSLGEGWSDKVRLDLAPILAPPDRAISLGLVLTELMINATKYAYGGAAGPLVVVLAEERDNLRLTVADKGVGVVTPGKRGFGSRMMAALVSQLGGEMTREDGRPGLKVVLTAPISPVRQDVVSNRSA